One part of the Arthrobacter sp. EM1 genome encodes these proteins:
- a CDS encoding MFS transporter: protein MAPPPPSEATVTALPDAVTQPVAVVSQRLPWRHTFISLKVRNFRIFAIGHFIAVIALWMQRIAQDWLVLQLSGSVTAVGITVALQFLPSLFLGPWAGMMADRFAKRRILMLCQSVAAALAAVLAVLALSQQIEVWHVYVIALALGLVTVLDQPARQVFVNELVGPAYLRNAISVNSTTFQLGGLIGPALAGLLITAVGAGWAFAANAIACCSTVAMLLTLRKDQLHTSAPVPKRKGMLREGLNYALSKPTIYWPWLMAAFVAVFAMSLPVLLAAFADRVYDVGAGGYGVLNGTVALGALAGAITSARRRELRLRSVMLAAGMYGLMLCLAALAPSIVWFAAAMVLAGFWCLMFLTAANQLVQISSNMAIRGRVMSLYIMVLIGGQAIGGPMLGWLAEHVDPHTAILVSGAVPALAAATVAVVLARRDQLMLRVDLRDRRRLVKIVRRAAAPATGQYPGGRPAAATP from the coding sequence GTGGCACCCCCACCGCCGTCAGAGGCCACCGTCACCGCACTGCCGGACGCCGTTACCCAGCCTGTCGCCGTCGTAAGCCAAAGGCTGCCGTGGCGCCACACCTTCATATCGTTGAAGGTCCGCAATTTCCGCATCTTCGCGATCGGCCATTTCATCGCCGTCATCGCCCTCTGGATGCAGCGGATTGCGCAGGACTGGCTGGTCCTCCAACTCTCCGGTTCCGTCACCGCCGTCGGGATCACCGTGGCCCTGCAGTTCCTGCCGTCGTTGTTTCTGGGGCCGTGGGCAGGGATGATGGCGGATCGGTTCGCGAAGCGCAGGATTCTGATGCTGTGCCAGTCGGTGGCGGCGGCGCTGGCGGCCGTTCTTGCCGTGCTGGCACTCAGCCAGCAGATTGAGGTGTGGCACGTCTACGTGATCGCCCTGGCGTTGGGCCTGGTGACAGTGCTGGACCAGCCCGCGCGGCAGGTCTTTGTCAACGAACTCGTGGGCCCGGCCTATCTCCGGAACGCCATCAGCGTGAATTCCACAACGTTCCAGCTCGGCGGGCTGATCGGACCCGCGCTCGCAGGCCTGCTGATCACCGCGGTGGGCGCCGGCTGGGCATTCGCCGCGAACGCCATCGCGTGCTGCTCGACAGTTGCCATGCTGCTCACGTTGCGGAAGGACCAGCTGCACACCAGCGCACCCGTGCCCAAGCGCAAGGGAATGCTGCGTGAAGGGCTGAACTATGCGCTGAGCAAACCAACCATCTACTGGCCGTGGCTGATGGCGGCCTTCGTCGCCGTGTTCGCGATGAGCCTGCCGGTGTTGCTTGCCGCTTTCGCGGACCGGGTGTACGACGTCGGCGCCGGCGGCTACGGGGTGCTCAACGGGACGGTGGCCCTCGGGGCGCTGGCCGGGGCCATCACCTCCGCCCGCCGGCGTGAGCTGCGGCTGCGTTCGGTGATGCTCGCCGCCGGAATGTACGGGCTTATGCTTTGCCTGGCGGCGCTGGCGCCTTCCATCGTATGGTTCGCGGCGGCGATGGTGCTGGCCGGGTTCTGGTGCCTGATGTTCCTGACCGCCGCCAACCAGTTGGTCCAGATCAGCTCAAACATGGCAATCCGCGGACGCGTGATGAGCCTGTACATTATGGTTCTGATCGGCGGGCAGGCCATTGGCGGGCCCATGCTCGGCTGGCTGGCAGAGCACGTGGATCCGCACACGGCCATCCTGGTTTCCGGCGCGGTACCGGCCCTGGCAGCGGCGACCGTCGCCGTTGTGCTGGCCCGCCGCGACCAGCTGATGCTCCGGGTGGACCTGCGGGACCGGCGCAGACTTGTCAAGATCGTCCGCAGGGCTGCGGCTCCGGCGACAGGGCAGTACCCGGGCGGGCGGCCGGCTGCCGCCACACCCTAA
- a CDS encoding LysR substrate-binding domain-containing protein: MFEPAQLRSFLAVAETLSFTKAAERLGLAQPTVSQHVRKLETAAKRVLVARDTRDVRLTDNGDAMAGFARSILSAHDAAARYFSGSAMRGRLRFGTADDLAITGLPRILREFRQVYPQINLELTVGQSDQLYKRLNAGQLDLVFVKWVAGAKDGTVVQQDSFAWVGLEQTSLDPTEPVPLIAYPAPSLSRKLAIDALESAGRTWRITCATRQISGVLAAVRAGIGVAVMPSSLVPEDLKIITRRFDLPPVGDVDFTLIRNPLANTEVIEALTQTIAGRPLKRSA, encoded by the coding sequence ATGTTTGAACCTGCCCAGCTGCGGTCCTTCCTGGCCGTGGCTGAGACTCTGAGCTTTACCAAGGCCGCGGAACGGCTGGGCCTGGCACAGCCGACGGTCAGCCAGCATGTCCGCAAGCTGGAAACCGCCGCAAAACGGGTCCTCGTGGCGCGGGACACCCGGGACGTGCGCCTCACCGACAACGGGGACGCGATGGCAGGTTTCGCCCGGAGCATCCTCTCCGCCCATGATGCGGCGGCACGCTATTTCTCCGGATCGGCCATGCGCGGACGGCTGCGCTTCGGTACCGCCGACGACCTGGCCATCACCGGGCTCCCGCGGATCCTGCGGGAGTTTCGGCAGGTCTACCCGCAGATCAACCTGGAACTGACAGTGGGCCAAAGCGACCAGCTCTACAAGCGGCTCAATGCCGGCCAACTGGACCTGGTCTTCGTCAAATGGGTTGCCGGGGCCAAGGACGGCACGGTGGTGCAGCAGGACTCGTTCGCCTGGGTCGGCTTGGAGCAGACCTCGCTGGATCCGACCGAGCCGGTGCCGCTGATTGCCTACCCCGCCCCCAGCCTCAGCCGGAAGCTGGCCATCGACGCGTTGGAGTCCGCTGGCAGGACTTGGCGGATCACCTGCGCAACCCGGCAGATCAGCGGGGTGCTGGCCGCGGTCCGGGCCGGGATCGGGGTGGCGGTCATGCCGTCCTCGCTGGTGCCGGAGGACCTCAAGATCATCACCCGGCGCTTTGACCTGCCCCCGGTGGGCGACGTGGACTTCACCCTGATCCGAAATCCGCTGGCCAACACCGAGGTGATTGAGGCCTTGACCCAGACGATCGCCGGCCGGCCGCTGAAGCGCTCCGCTTGA
- a CDS encoding proline dehydrogenase family protein, with product MTNVSTESGVKAGNAAEQTTFSDDSAVLEATALSEETIGLVRRWLSAAASVPVDASAAQLAGVLKDPNGLDFTVGFVDGVVRPEDLGVAARNLAALAPKVPAFLPWYMRGAVRLGGTMAPLLPRLVIPIARRVLREMVGHLIVDATHAKLGPAIAKIRKDGIKLNVNLLGEAVLGEHEASRRLEGTHTLLARPDVDYVSIKVSSTVAPHSPWAFDEAVEHVVEKLTPLFARAASFPVAKFINLDMEEYKDLDLTIAVFTRILDKPEFKNLAAGIVLQAYLPDALSAMVRLQDWAAARRAGGGAAVKVRVVKGANLPMEQVEASLHDWPLATWGTKQDSDTNYKRVINYALHPDRIGNIRIGVAGHNLFDIAFAWLLAKQRGVESGIEFEMLLGMAQGQAEAVRKDVGSLLLYTPVVHPAEFDVAIAYLIRRLEEGASQENFMSAVFELGGNSPESRSLFEREKERFLASLADLDGTVPGPNRRQNRALPAMPMPRDAFANTPDTDPSLPANRDWGRAILERVPHSTLGNAAVEAATIHDEASLETVIATAVAKGKAWGALSGAERAEILHRAGDVLESRRAELLEVMASETGKTIDQGDPEVSEAVDFAHYYAESARKLDDVDGATFVPATLTVVTPPWNFPVAIPAGSTLAALAAGSAVVIKPARQACRSGAVMVEALWEAGVPRDVLTMVQLGERELGRQLIGHPAVDRVILTGGYETAELFRSFRPDLPLLAETSGKNAIIVTPSADLDLAAKDVAYSAFGHAGQKCSAASLVILVGSVAKSRRFHHQLVDAVTSLKVGYPEDPASQMGPIIEPANGKLLSALTTLGEGESWAVEPRKLDDTGRLWSPGVRNGVRRGSYFHLTEFFGPVLGVMTADTLDEAIAIQNQIDYGLTSGLHSLDPEEVGLWLDTVQAGNLYVNRGITGAIVQRQPFGGWKKSAVGAGTKAGGPNYLTGLGTWTSKPSSAAQSTEPGHPGVQRILQAARSEMAAVEFESLQRALGSDARAWADEFGTARDATGLAAERNIFRYRPLPVTIRRSDAEPLTHLVRTVAAGVLAGSTLTVSSGEALPAKLHTVFSGLGIDTTVQNDADWLAAAKTTTTTRIRLLGGNHTVLAQATGGRPDLAIYHQPATESGHVDLLPFLHEQAISITAHRFGTPNHITDALI from the coding sequence ATGACCAACGTTTCAACGGAGTCCGGTGTGAAGGCCGGCAACGCGGCCGAGCAGACAACCTTTTCGGACGACTCTGCGGTCCTTGAGGCCACCGCCCTGTCGGAAGAGACGATCGGGTTGGTGCGTCGCTGGCTGTCCGCGGCGGCAAGCGTTCCGGTTGATGCCTCGGCCGCCCAGCTCGCCGGGGTGTTGAAGGACCCGAACGGCCTCGACTTCACCGTCGGATTCGTCGACGGCGTCGTCCGTCCCGAGGACCTGGGAGTTGCAGCGCGGAACCTCGCGGCGCTGGCACCCAAGGTGCCCGCTTTCCTGCCCTGGTACATGCGCGGCGCCGTCCGGCTCGGCGGCACCATGGCCCCGTTGCTGCCGCGCTTGGTTATCCCGATCGCACGCCGGGTGCTGCGTGAGATGGTGGGGCACCTGATCGTTGACGCGACCCACGCCAAGCTCGGTCCCGCCATCGCGAAGATCCGCAAGGACGGCATCAAGCTCAACGTCAATCTCCTGGGCGAGGCAGTGCTCGGTGAGCACGAGGCCTCCCGCCGGCTTGAGGGCACCCATACGCTCCTTGCCCGTCCGGACGTTGACTACGTCTCGATCAAGGTTTCCTCGACGGTCGCCCCGCACTCGCCGTGGGCGTTTGATGAGGCCGTGGAGCATGTGGTGGAGAAGCTGACCCCGCTGTTCGCCCGGGCGGCGTCCTTCCCGGTGGCGAAGTTCATCAATCTGGACATGGAGGAATACAAGGATCTGGATCTGACCATCGCGGTCTTCACCCGGATCCTTGATAAGCCCGAGTTCAAGAACCTGGCGGCCGGCATTGTGCTCCAGGCCTACCTCCCGGACGCGCTGTCCGCGATGGTCAGGCTGCAGGACTGGGCTGCCGCGCGCCGCGCCGGCGGGGGCGCCGCGGTCAAGGTCCGTGTGGTGAAGGGCGCGAACCTGCCGATGGAGCAGGTCGAAGCGTCATTGCATGACTGGCCGCTCGCCACCTGGGGAACGAAGCAGGATTCGGATACCAACTACAAGCGCGTCATCAATTACGCGCTGCACCCGGACCGGATCGGGAACATCCGGATCGGTGTGGCCGGTCATAATCTCTTCGATATTGCGTTCGCCTGGTTGCTGGCCAAACAGCGCGGTGTGGAGTCCGGGATCGAGTTCGAGATGCTGTTGGGGATGGCCCAGGGCCAGGCGGAAGCGGTCAGGAAGGACGTCGGTTCGCTGCTGCTCTACACACCAGTGGTGCACCCGGCCGAGTTCGACGTCGCGATCGCGTACCTGATCCGCCGCCTCGAGGAAGGCGCCAGCCAGGAAAACTTCATGTCCGCCGTGTTCGAACTCGGGGGGAACTCCCCAGAAAGCCGCTCCCTCTTCGAGCGAGAGAAGGAGCGCTTCCTCGCCTCCCTCGCCGACTTGGACGGCACGGTGCCCGGCCCGAACAGGCGGCAGAACCGCGCACTCCCGGCCATGCCGATGCCGCGCGACGCCTTTGCGAACACCCCGGACACCGATCCGTCGCTGCCGGCGAACCGCGATTGGGGCCGGGCCATCCTGGAGCGGGTTCCGCACTCGACTCTGGGCAACGCGGCCGTGGAAGCGGCCACCATCCATGACGAGGCTAGCCTTGAGACCGTCATCGCGACCGCCGTGGCGAAGGGCAAGGCCTGGGGCGCACTGTCCGGAGCCGAGCGGGCCGAAATCCTGCACCGCGCCGGCGACGTCCTGGAATCCCGCCGCGCTGAGCTGCTTGAGGTCATGGCGAGCGAGACCGGCAAGACCATCGACCAGGGTGACCCCGAGGTCAGCGAGGCGGTTGACTTCGCGCACTACTACGCCGAATCGGCCCGCAAACTCGACGACGTCGACGGCGCCACCTTCGTGCCGGCCACACTCACGGTCGTGACGCCGCCGTGGAACTTCCCGGTAGCCATCCCGGCCGGCTCTACCCTCGCGGCCCTGGCCGCAGGCTCCGCCGTTGTCATCAAACCCGCCAGGCAGGCTTGCCGCAGCGGCGCCGTGATGGTCGAGGCCCTGTGGGAAGCCGGCGTCCCGAGAGACGTCCTGACCATGGTTCAGCTCGGCGAGCGGGAGCTGGGCCGGCAGCTGATCGGCCACCCCGCGGTGGACCGGGTGATCCTCACCGGCGGCTACGAAACGGCCGAATTATTCCGTTCGTTCCGCCCGGACCTGCCCCTGCTCGCCGAGACCAGCGGTAAGAATGCCATTATTGTGACCCCGAGCGCGGACCTCGACCTCGCCGCCAAAGACGTCGCGTACTCCGCGTTTGGCCACGCCGGGCAGAAGTGCTCTGCGGCCTCGCTGGTGATCCTCGTCGGCTCGGTGGCGAAATCCAGGCGCTTCCACCACCAGTTGGTCGACGCCGTGACGTCCTTGAAGGTGGGGTACCCGGAGGATCCGGCCAGCCAGATGGGCCCGATCATCGAACCCGCCAACGGCAAGCTGCTCAGCGCCCTCACCACACTCGGCGAAGGCGAGTCCTGGGCAGTGGAGCCCCGGAAACTTGATGACACCGGCAGGCTCTGGAGCCCGGGCGTGCGCAACGGCGTGCGCCGCGGCTCATATTTCCACCTCACCGAATTCTTCGGCCCCGTGCTCGGGGTTATGACCGCGGACACCCTGGACGAGGCAATCGCGATCCAGAACCAGATCGACTACGGCCTCACGTCCGGTCTGCACTCCCTGGATCCGGAGGAAGTCGGCTTGTGGCTTGACACCGTCCAGGCGGGCAACCTGTACGTCAACCGCGGTATCACCGGCGCCATTGTGCAGCGCCAGCCCTTCGGCGGCTGGAAGAAATCCGCCGTCGGCGCCGGCACCAAGGCCGGCGGTCCAAACTACCTGACCGGACTCGGCACCTGGACCAGCAAGCCCAGCTCCGCGGCCCAAAGCACCGAACCAGGGCACCCTGGCGTCCAGCGGATCCTGCAGGCTGCCCGGAGCGAGATGGCCGCCGTCGAATTCGAATCATTGCAGCGTGCACTGGGCTCGGACGCCCGCGCCTGGGCGGACGAGTTTGGCACCGCCAGGGACGCCACCGGGCTGGCCGCCGAGCGGAACATCTTCCGCTACCGGCCCCTGCCCGTGACCATCCGCCGCTCCGACGCTGAACCCCTCACCCACCTTGTCCGGACCGTCGCGGCCGGAGTCCTCGCCGGCTCAACCCTGACGGTGTCCAGCGGCGAGGCGCTGCCCGCCAAGCTGCACACGGTCTTCTCCGGCCTCGGCATCGACACCACAGTGCAGAACGACGCCGACTGGCTCGCCGCCGCGAAGACAACAACAACCACACGGATCAGGCTCCTTGGCGGCAACCACACAGTCCTGGCCCAGGCCACCGGCGGACGCCCCGATCTCGCCATCTACCACCAGCCGGCTACCGAATCCGGACATGTTGACCTGTTGCCCTTCCTGCACGAGCAAGCCATCAGCATCACCGCCCACCGGTTCGGCACCCCCAACCACATCACCGACGCACTGATCTAA
- a CDS encoding amino acid permease, producing MNAQDMTRSILRRKPIDDIEEESLHSGLFKSLGLWQLTAIGVGGIIGVGIFSLAGLVAHGSESEPGVGPAVLFSFLIAGLASAAAALSYAEFAGMIPRAGSAYTYGYVALGEIIGWFIGWDLLLEYIAIVAVVAIGISGYFDAFLTGIGVHMPAWMTATPDEGTGGIINLPAIAVCLLVTWILSRGTKTFGRFELVAVGIKVVLILFIIGLGIFYIDTGNYNPFMPSGFGPVVAGAATVFFAVFGYDAMSTAAEEATDGKKHMPKAIIMSLIIAMLLYVAATLVLTGMQNFKDIDPKAGFASAFNGVGLPVIATIISVFAVLSILTVMLTFLLGVTRVWFSMSRDGLLPGWFAKTDRHGTPQRVTWIAGVASALLAGVFPIKAVADLTNIGILAAFVVVCFSVIVFRYKKPDAPRTFRLPLMPLVPAFGVLASGFLMFQLHWETWLRFGVWLVVGLVIYFGYGRKHSLMNPDSPRHEEAVEMHRHIG from the coding sequence ATGAACGCACAAGACATGACCAGGTCGATCTTGCGGCGCAAGCCAATCGACGACATCGAGGAAGAAAGCCTTCATAGCGGGCTTTTCAAGAGCCTTGGGCTATGGCAGCTGACGGCCATCGGCGTCGGCGGTATCATCGGCGTCGGCATCTTTTCCCTGGCGGGCCTGGTGGCCCATGGCAGCGAGTCCGAACCCGGCGTCGGACCGGCCGTACTGTTTTCCTTCCTGATCGCGGGCCTCGCCTCCGCGGCTGCCGCGCTGTCCTACGCGGAATTCGCCGGAATGATCCCCCGGGCCGGCTCGGCATACACGTACGGCTACGTGGCCCTCGGGGAAATCATCGGCTGGTTCATCGGCTGGGACCTGCTGCTGGAGTACATTGCGATCGTGGCTGTTGTGGCCATCGGCATTTCCGGGTATTTCGATGCGTTCCTGACCGGCATCGGCGTGCACATGCCCGCCTGGATGACCGCGACGCCGGACGAGGGCACCGGGGGAATCATCAACCTCCCGGCGATCGCCGTCTGCCTGCTCGTGACCTGGATCCTGTCCCGCGGCACCAAGACTTTTGGCCGCTTCGAACTTGTAGCCGTAGGGATCAAGGTGGTCCTGATCCTGTTCATCATCGGCCTGGGCATCTTCTACATCGACACGGGGAACTACAACCCGTTTATGCCCAGCGGCTTCGGTCCGGTGGTGGCAGGCGCGGCCACCGTGTTCTTCGCAGTGTTCGGATACGACGCCATGAGTACCGCAGCGGAAGAGGCGACCGACGGCAAGAAGCACATGCCGAAGGCCATCATTATGTCCCTGATCATCGCGATGCTCCTGTACGTTGCCGCCACCCTGGTGCTCACCGGCATGCAGAATTTCAAGGACATCGACCCCAAGGCCGGCTTCGCCTCCGCGTTCAACGGTGTCGGCCTGCCGGTCATCGCCACGATTATCTCGGTCTTTGCCGTGCTGTCGATCCTGACCGTGATGCTCACCTTCCTGCTCGGCGTCACCCGCGTCTGGTTCTCGATGAGCCGCGACGGCCTGCTCCCCGGCTGGTTCGCCAAGACCGACCGCCACGGCACCCCGCAGCGCGTGACCTGGATTGCCGGCGTCGCTTCGGCACTGCTGGCCGGGGTATTCCCGATCAAGGCAGTCGCCGACCTGACCAACATCGGCATCCTGGCCGCGTTCGTCGTCGTCTGCTTCTCGGTGATCGTGTTCCGCTACAAAAAACCCGACGCCCCGCGCACGTTCCGGCTGCCGCTGATGCCCCTCGTTCCGGCCTTCGGTGTACTGGCTTCCGGGTTCCTGATGTTTCAACTGCACTGGGAGACCTGGCTGCGATTCGGCGTCTGGCTCGTCGTTGGTCTTGTCATCTACTTCGGCTACGGCCGAAAGCACTCACTGATGAATCCCGACAGCCCCCGGCACGAAGAAGCCGTGGAGATGCACCGCCACATCGGCTAG
- a CDS encoding LysR substrate-binding domain-containing protein: protein MLDVRRLRLLRELKIRGTLVAVAEALQYSPSSVSQQLALLEKEAGVELLRKTGRRVQLTPQAEVLVAHTAHLLETLEQAEADLAASLTTVTGTVRMAVFQSAALALMPDALTRMSSRYPEVRVEMTQQEPETALHETWARDFDLVIAEQYPGHAAPRYAELDRVRLTGDAIRLAVPPAAADRAAITSLAETAGMAWVMEPRGAASRHWAEQACRSAGFEPDVRFETADLQAQIRLIESGNAVALMPDLVWTGRGTTADLITLPGDPHRTIFTSVRRSSVKRPAILAAREILAETAASIPPAGP, encoded by the coding sequence ATGCTGGATGTCCGGCGATTGCGCCTGTTGCGCGAACTGAAAATCCGCGGCACCCTGGTCGCGGTAGCGGAAGCGCTGCAGTACAGCCCGTCGTCGGTGTCGCAGCAGCTGGCACTGCTGGAAAAGGAGGCCGGCGTCGAACTGCTTCGCAAAACCGGTCGCCGGGTTCAGCTCACCCCGCAGGCCGAAGTCCTGGTAGCCCACACGGCCCATTTGCTGGAAACGCTGGAACAGGCCGAGGCGGACCTGGCAGCCTCCCTCACGACAGTGACCGGCACCGTTCGGATGGCCGTTTTCCAGTCCGCGGCGCTGGCACTGATGCCTGACGCGCTCACCCGTATGTCCTCACGCTATCCCGAGGTGAGGGTTGAAATGACCCAGCAGGAACCCGAAACGGCACTCCACGAAACGTGGGCCCGCGATTTCGACCTGGTGATTGCCGAGCAGTACCCCGGACACGCAGCACCCCGGTATGCCGAGCTCGACCGCGTCCGGCTCACAGGCGATGCGATCCGCCTCGCGGTTCCGCCCGCCGCCGCCGACCGCGCGGCAATAACGTCCCTCGCGGAGACCGCCGGGATGGCGTGGGTGATGGAACCCCGCGGGGCCGCGTCGCGGCATTGGGCAGAGCAGGCTTGCCGCAGCGCCGGCTTTGAGCCCGACGTCCGGTTCGAAACGGCTGACCTGCAGGCGCAGATCCGGCTGATCGAATCCGGCAACGCCGTGGCCCTTATGCCTGACCTCGTCTGGACCGGAAGAGGCACGACGGCGGATCTGATCACCCTGCCGGGTGATCCGCACCGGACCATCTTCACTTCGGTGCGGCGTTCCAGCGTCAAGCGCCCGGCAATCCTGGCCGCGCGAGAGATCCTGGCCGAGACCGCCGCGTCCATCCCGCCCGCGGGCCCGTAA
- the panD gene encoding aspartate 1-decarboxylase has product MNRTIFKSKIHRATVTHADLHYVGSVTVDLDLLDAADILPGELVSIVDVTNGARLETYTIAGERGSGVIGINGAAAHLMHENDIIILITYAQMTTDEAKAYRPRVVHVDKDNNIVQIGSDPAEAHTPGTMRPPFALDNATLS; this is encoded by the coding sequence ATGAACCGCACAATATTCAAGTCCAAAATCCACCGCGCCACGGTCACGCACGCGGACCTCCACTACGTCGGATCGGTCACCGTGGACCTGGATCTGCTGGACGCCGCCGACATCCTTCCCGGCGAGCTGGTATCCATCGTCGACGTCACCAACGGTGCCCGGCTTGAGACGTACACAATCGCCGGCGAGCGCGGTTCCGGGGTCATTGGCATCAACGGTGCCGCCGCACACCTGATGCACGAGAACGACATCATCATTCTGATCACCTACGCCCAAATGACCACGGACGAGGCCAAGGCCTATCGTCCCAGGGTGGTCCATGTGGATAAGGACAACAACATCGTCCAGATCGGCTCCGACCCCGCGGAGGCTCATACGCCGGGGACCATGCGTCCGCCGTTCGCGCTGGATAACGCAACACTTAGCTGA
- a CDS encoding AEC family transporter, with protein MLGVLAGFFVVWCIILVGMFVGRRGILGTNARSVLSALTFFVASPALLFETLGKARLDDVFAAPLLVTAAGAITTAALFFVIVRVLLKRSVPESLMSSMGASLANSANLGIPIAAFVLGDASYVAPLLIFQLAFFTPLFLMALDATTSNHRTTPLGFGLMILRNPMIVGSGLGLLVAGTGWRVPDLVMQPIHLIGGAAIPAMLIAFGMSLNGSRPLQASAGRRLDTLLASGFKLVVHPALAYVFARFLLGMEEQELFAVVVTSALPTAQNVFVAASRYQTGLTVAKDTVLVTTVVAVPAMICVALLLA; from the coding sequence ATGCTAGGCGTTCTCGCCGGATTCTTTGTGGTGTGGTGCATCATCCTGGTGGGCATGTTCGTCGGCCGGCGCGGGATCCTGGGTACGAACGCCCGCTCCGTGCTCAGTGCGTTGACCTTCTTTGTTGCCAGCCCCGCACTGCTTTTCGAAACGCTCGGCAAGGCTCGTCTGGACGACGTCTTCGCGGCGCCCCTGCTGGTCACAGCAGCCGGTGCCATCACCACTGCGGCGCTTTTCTTCGTCATTGTCCGCGTCCTCCTGAAGCGTTCCGTGCCGGAATCGCTGATGTCCTCGATGGGCGCCTCGCTGGCCAATTCCGCCAACCTAGGCATCCCGATCGCCGCCTTCGTCCTTGGCGACGCCAGCTACGTGGCTCCCCTGCTGATCTTCCAGCTGGCCTTCTTCACGCCGCTGTTCCTGATGGCCCTCGACGCCACGACAAGCAACCACCGGACCACACCGCTGGGTTTCGGGCTGATGATCCTGCGAAATCCGATGATCGTGGGCTCCGGACTCGGCCTGCTCGTGGCGGGGACCGGCTGGCGGGTCCCCGATCTCGTGATGCAGCCAATCCACCTGATCGGCGGCGCCGCGATTCCGGCCATGCTGATCGCCTTTGGCATGAGCCTCAATGGGTCCCGGCCCCTGCAGGCCTCTGCGGGCCGGCGTCTCGACACCCTGCTGGCAAGCGGGTTCAAGCTCGTTGTGCATCCCGCGCTGGCTTACGTTTTCGCGCGCTTCCTCCTTGGCATGGAAGAGCAAGAGCTATTTGCGGTGGTGGTCACGTCGGCGTTGCCCACGGCGCAGAACGTGTTCGTTGCCGCAAGCCGCTACCAGACCGGGCTCACGGTCGCGAAGGACACCGTGCTCGTCACCACAGTCGTCGCAGTGCCCGCCATGATCTGCGTGGCACTGCTCCTCGCCTGA
- a CDS encoding DUF1524 domain-containing protein, whose product MHTLRTRSSGAPGAVDWIVSGLAGLLLVSATACAAPGTGPAAAPAATAGATAPAEPGTPAPATSPADITAGPRAGNALDELATIPVKGRAPKTGYSREEFGQAWADVDRNGCDTRNDVLRRDLTALALKPGTGECVVLSGVLNDPYTGTLINFLRGSTTSAAVQIDHVVALSDAWQKGAQQLTAAQRLSLANDPLNLLAVDGPNNQQKSDGDAATWLPPNKAFRCDYVARQISVKSGYGLWITQAEHDAMARILGGCPDATIPAGTGTATPNTPSPAAPVPAAPGPAAPAPAAVFYANCAAARAAGAAPLRSGQPGYREQMDGDRDGVACE is encoded by the coding sequence ATGCACACACTCAGAACGCGCAGCAGCGGCGCACCCGGCGCCGTCGACTGGATCGTTTCCGGGCTGGCGGGACTGCTGCTGGTCTCAGCCACGGCCTGCGCCGCACCCGGGACGGGTCCGGCCGCCGCCCCGGCGGCCACCGCAGGCGCTACAGCACCGGCGGAGCCAGGGACGCCGGCGCCGGCCACCTCGCCCGCGGACATCACCGCCGGCCCGCGCGCCGGCAACGCCCTGGACGAATTGGCCACGATTCCGGTCAAGGGCCGGGCACCCAAGACGGGTTACTCACGCGAAGAGTTTGGCCAGGCCTGGGCCGACGTCGACCGCAACGGGTGCGACACCCGCAACGATGTGCTGCGCCGGGACCTGACAGCCCTCGCCCTCAAGCCCGGCACCGGGGAGTGTGTGGTCCTCTCCGGCGTCCTGAACGACCCGTACACGGGGACCCTGATCAATTTCCTCCGCGGCAGCACCACCAGCGCCGCCGTACAGATTGACCATGTGGTGGCCCTCAGCGACGCCTGGCAAAAGGGCGCCCAGCAACTCACCGCGGCCCAGCGGCTGTCCCTGGCCAACGACCCGCTGAACCTGCTCGCGGTGGACGGCCCCAACAACCAGCAAAAGAGCGACGGCGACGCCGCGACCTGGCTGCCGCCAAACAAAGCCTTCCGCTGCGACTATGTTGCCCGGCAGATCTCCGTCAAGTCCGGCTACGGCCTGTGGATCACCCAAGCCGAGCATGATGCGATGGCACGGATCCTCGGCGGCTGCCCGGACGCAACAATCCCTGCCGGCACAGGTACGGCCACCCCCAACACGCCGTCCCCGGCGGCGCCAGTTCCCGCAGCCCCGGGCCCCGCAGCGCCGGCCCCTGCGGCCGTGTTCTACGCGAACTGCGCCGCTGCCCGGGCGGCCGGGGCCGCGCCGCTGCGATCCGGCCAGCCAGGCTACCGCGAGCAGATGGACGGCGACCGCGACGGGGTCGCCTGCGAATAG